In Coccidioides posadasii str. Silveira chromosome 4, complete sequence, one genomic interval encodes:
- a CDS encoding uncharacterized protein (EggNog:ENOG410PFY3~COG:C~BUSCO:3844at33183) translates to MTSVDAQLKDVAILGQISEPARKILTRDACAFLALLHRTFNGTRKALLQRRIARQAELDRGQLLDFLPETKHIRENDAWKGAPPAPGLVDRRVEITGPTDRKMVVNALNSDVWTYMADFEDSSAPTWENMVNGQVNLYDAIRRQIDFTQGGKEYKLRTDRKLPTLIARARGWHLDEKHFTVDGEPISGGLFDFGLYFFHNAHELVKRGAGPYFYLPKMESHLEARLWNDVFNLAQDYIGMPRGTIRGTVLIETISAAFEMDEIIYELREHSSGLNCGRWDYIFSFIKKFRQNPNFVLPDRSAVTMTVPFMDAYVRLLIKTCHRRGVHAMGGMAAQIPIKNDPKANDAAMESVRADKLREVRAGHDGTWVAHPALASIASDIFNKYMPTPNQLFVRREDVHVTANDLLNTNVPGSITEEGIRKNINIGLSYMEGWLRGVGCIPINSLMEDAATAEVSRSQLWQWARHNVVTAEGKRVDKAYNLKLLKEQADELASKGPKGNKYQLAARYFASQVTGEDYADFLTSLLYNEISAPGSAAKL, encoded by the exons ATGACTTCCGTTGACGCTCAGCTCAAGGATGTCGCCATCCTCGGCCAGATCAGCGAACCCGCACGTAAGATCCTCACCAGAGACGCATGCGCCTTCCTGGCCTTGCTTCACCGCACATTCAATGGAACGAGAAAAGCACTTCTTCAGCGACGCATTGCCCGCCAGGCTGAACTCGACAGAGGCCAGCTTCTAGACTTCCTCCCTGAGACCAAGCACATCCGTGAAAACGATGCGTGGAAAGGTGCTCCTCCTGCACCGGGATTGGTCGATCGCCGCGTTGAGATTACGGGTCCGACGGACCGGAAGATGGTGGTTAATGCGCTGAATTCGGATGTATGGACGTATATGGCTGATTTTGAAG ATTCGAGCGCTCCAACATGGGAAAACATGGTCAATGGCCAGGTTAACCTTTATGATGCTATCCGTCGTCAGATCGACTTCACCCAGGGAGGAAAGGAATATAAACTCCGCACCGACAGAAAATTGCCCACACTTATCGCCCGTGCTAGAGGTTGGCATTTGGATGAGAAGCATTTCACCGTCGATGGCGAGCCTATCTCCGGTGGTTTGTTCGATTTCGGTCTTTACTTCTTCCACAATGCCCACGAGTTGGTGAAGAGAGGCGCTGGCCCATACTTCTATCTTCCAAAGATGGAATCCCACTTGGAAGCCCGCCTATGGAATGATGTTTTCAACTTGGCACAGGACTATATTGGCATGCCGAGAGGCACCATCCGTGGAACTGTCCTTATTGAGACGATCTCTGCTGCCTTCGAGATGGACGAG ATCATCTATGAACTCCGAGAGCACAGTTCAGGTCTGAACTGCGGAAGATGGGACTACATCTTCTCGTTCATCAAGAAATTCCGCCAGAATCCCAACTTTGTCCTCCCCGACCGTTCTGCTGTTACCATGACTGTGCCGTTCATGGATGCCTATGTCAGGCTTTTGATCAAGACCTGCCACAGACGAGGTGTCCACGCGATG GGTGGTATGGCTGCTCAAATCCCCATCAAGAATGATCCCAAGGCCAACGACGCTGCCATGGAGAGCGTTCGCGCCGACAAGCTCCGTGAGGTGCGCGCTGGTCATGACGGCACATGGGTTGCTCACCCAGCCCTTGCATCCATTGCTTCCGACATCTTCAACAAGTACATGCCAACTCCCAACCAACTCTTCGTCCGAAGGGAGGATGTACATGTTACTGCCAATGATCTCCTAAATACCAACGTCCCCGGTAGCATCACTGAGGAAGGAATCAGAAAGAACATCAACATTGGCCTTTCATACATGGAGGGATGGCTCCGTGGTGTTGGATGTATCCCAATCAACAGTCTGATG GAGGATGCCGCCACCGCTGAAGTCAGCCGAAGCCAGCTCTGGCAGTGGGCCCGCCACAACGTTGTTACTGCTGAGGGCAAGAGGGTCGACAAGGCGTACAACTTGAAACTCCTGAAGGAGCAAGCCGACGAGCTCGCCTCCAAGGGTCCCAAGGGCAACAAATACCAGCTTGCCGCTCGCTACTTCGCCAGCCAGGTTACTGGAGAAGATTATGCAGATTTCTTGACCTC GTTGTTGTACAATGAGATCTCTGCTCCTGGAAGTGCAGCTAAGCTGTAA
- a CDS encoding uncharacterized protein (EggNog:ENOG410PMBR~COG:S~TransMembrane:1 (o31-51i)), which produces MSVPSSPAKNTQLAVNSPAANNTSAGSAGGVRFLVSICLSVLVAILAAWYLRPGPIQHRLGLFGKAKGISPGRSFTTTGIGSVQSSVKPGKSESLPMASQEAELLSVAATGVRKTPIYFLSHGGPSIMYQHDHPAYRKLQQIGKEITTKVRPRAVVVFSAHWQGGRDTIQVNTAEITELIYDFYGFPSHYYKEKYPHVGSREIAEKVIKSIRDAGINVEGVKRGLDHGVWASFKCAFDPEDNPLNVPVVQVSLFDTEDPDQHFRLGQAVSKLREENIQIIVSGMAVHNLRDLRFTFGDPRPLPYAASFDEALKEAVATAPADRQRALRDLLKRPDARQAHPTFDHLLPIHVGAGAAGDDVGKRLFTLPEGSMSWAQFRFGEVVTN; this is translated from the exons ATGTCTGTACCCTCCTCACCCGCAAAGAATACGCAGCTAGCCGTGAATTCACCTGCAGCAAATAACACCAGCGCCGGTAGCGCAGGCGGGGTCAGATTCCTCGTTAGCATTTGTCTGAGCGTGCTCGTCGCAATTCTGGCAGCGTGGTATCTTCGACCCGGACCCATTCAGCATCGACTTGGTTTGTTCGGGAAGGCGAAAGGAATCTCGCCTGGAAGAAGCTTCACGACCACAGGAATTGGAAGCGTGCAAAGCTCCGTAAAGCCCGGAAAATCCGAATCGTTGCCAATGGCTTCTCAAGAAGCAGAGCTGCTGTCCGTTGCCGCCACCGGCGTGCGTAAAACGCCTATTTACTTCCTAAGTCATGGCGGG CCTAGTATAATGTACCAACATGATCATCCGGCCTACCGCAAGTTGCAGCAAATCGGCAAGGAGATCACGACAAAAGTCAGACCCCGAGCTGTGGTTGTGTTTTCTGCGCACTGGCAGGGTGGAAGGGATACGATTCAAGTTAATACGGCAGAGATTACGGAGCTGATATATGA TTTTTATGGCTTTCCATCgcattattataaagagaaatatcCTCATGTCGGGAGTCGGGAAATTGCAGAAAAGGTTATAAAATCCATTCGGGATGCGGGCATCAATGTAGAGGGGGTCAAGAGAGGGTTGGACCACGGGGTTTGGGCGAGTTTCAAGTGTG CATTTGACCCGGAAGACAACCCCTTAAACGTGCCCGTTGTCCAAGTCTCCTTGTTCGATACCGAGGATCCTGATCAACATTTCCGTCTCGGTCAAGCGGTCTCCAAACTCCGCGAAGAGAATATTCAGATAATCGTCTCTGGAATGGCGGTGCATAACCTGCGCGATCTGCGGTTTACCTTTGGAGATCCACGGCCGCTACCATATGCTGCAAGTTTTGATGAGGCGCTCAAGGAAGCCGTTGCAACTGCACCTGCGGATAGGCAGAGGGCTCTTCGGGATCTGCTTAAAAGACCCGACGCGAGACAGGCACACCCGACGTTTGATCATCTATTGCCAATTCATGTCGGAGCCGGGGCTGCGGGAGATGATGTGGGAAAGAGATTGTTCACTCTGCCGGAAGGTAGCATGAGCTGGGCGCAATTCCGATTCGGGGAGGTTGTAACCAATTGA
- a CDS encoding uncharacterized protein (SECRETED:SignalP(1-22)~EggNog:ENOG410PU4H~COG:S): MKLTILAVILPLLAAAAPGLEARQSEPPYPPKIKVMASRSGSPIHSLPMNAAGRAFWLGGTTQSYCPIQVGDNCPPGNETVIAGLSSMYVLVPGGQQMYVEPSGAVGFTQAHSTYIPPGSYIGGFTYEPRGEHGVYSFTGWGADGFMGCPDPEVGFHQVYANIQNASVPTGDIKDCLPFVALAITYPGNNPAAWQYV, translated from the exons ATGAAACTCACAATCCTTGCTGTCATCCTTCCTCTTCTGGCCGCAGCAGCGCCAGGTCTCGAAGCCCGACAATCAGAGCCGCCATATCCACCAAAGATCAAAGTGATGGCCTCCCGCTCCGGCTCTCCGATCCACTCTCTACCAATGAATGCTGCAGGCCGTGCGTTCTGGCTAGGAGGCACTACCCAAAGCTACTGTCCGATACAGGTCGGTGACAACTGCCCTCCCGGTAACGAGACCGTGATCGCGGGCTTGAGCTCCATG TATGTGCTTGTCCCAGGCGGCCAGCAGATGTATGTTGAGCCAAGCGGTGCCGTTGGTTTCACGCAAGCACATTCGACATATATCCCGCCTGGCTCCTATATCGGCGGGTTCACGTACGAACCCAGAGGAGAGCACGGTGTATATTCTTTCACCGGGTGGGGTGCCGATGGTTTCATGGGGTGTCCGGACCCGGAGGTAGGCTTTCATCAAGTCTACGCGAATATTCAAAATGCATCTGTCCCAACAGGGGATATTAAAGACTGCCTGCCGTTTGTCGCGCTGGCCATCACCTATCCCGGCAATAACCCGGCTGCGTGGCAATATGTTTAG
- a CDS encoding uncharacterized protein (EggNog:ENOG410PIUP~COG:Q) — MSFAAPRSLLSASIASRRIFKIPLGFVLQNTKAIPIPQAPKRFPPLTLPFAVPYRGLATQSTAPTDKMKALVYAGNGKVALEERPKPTLSSPTDAIVKLKYGTICGTDLHIIKGDVPTATPGRILGHEGVGIIEEVGSNVTGLSKGDTVLIACITACGSCSFCRKGMSSHCSHGGWILGNTIDGTQAEYVRIPCAMSSLYKLPPTVDLAEAVMLSDALPTGFECGTLNSKVRPGSSVAIVGAGPVGLAAMKTAQLYSPAKLVLVDLDDSRLQVGKKLGATHGVNPKGQDGIKRLLDLTPNGQGFDAVMEAVGIPATFQLCQEIVGPGGVIANIGVHGTKVDLHLEKLWSQNISITTRLVDATTIPELLTLFEAKTLNVSDFITHRYKFADCVKAYDTFKAAAQHQALKVSLEF; from the exons ATGTCATTTGCAGCTCCAAGATCTCTTTTGTCTGCTAGCATTGCTAGCAGAAGAATATTCAAAATCCCTCTCGGCTTTGTTCTTCAGAACACAAAAGCGATACCTATCCCACAGGCTCCGAAACGGTTTCCTCCATTGACACTGCCATTCGCCGTTCCTTACCGTGGCCTAGCAACACAGTCCACGGCCCCGACCGACAAGATGAAAGCTCTCGTATACGCGGGCAATGGAAAAGTCGCCCTTGAAGAACGACCCAAGCCTactctctcctctcccaCGGACGCCATCGTCAAGCTCAAGTACGGAACAATATGCGGTACGGATCTGCATATTATCAAGGGCGATGTGCCAACAGCGACCCCCGGACGAATCCTCGGGCACGAGGGGGTTGGAATCATCGAGGAGGTCGGTTCCAATGTGACAGGGCTAAGCAAGGGAGATACGGTGCTCATAGCATGCATTACTGCATGCGGGTCGTGCTCATTCTGCCGGAAGGGAATGAGCTCACATTGCAGCCACGGTGGATGGATCCTTGGAAACACGATCGATGGCACGCAGGCGGAGTACGTACGTATTCCGTGCGCGATGTCTTCACTGTATAAGTTGCCCCCCACTGTTGACTTGGCAGAAGCTGTGATGCTGTCCGATGCGTTGCCAACAGGATTTGAGTGCGGAACGTTGAATAGTAAGGTCCGGCCAGGAAGTTCAGTGGCAATAGTTGGTGCTGGACCTGTTGGACTGGCAGCAATGAAGACCGCACAGTTGTATTCACCGGCAAAGCTGGTGCTGGTGGACCTGGATGACTCCCGACTTCAGGTGGGGAAGAAGTTGGGCGCAACGCATGGGGTCAATCCAAAGGGTCAAGACGGCATCAAGCGGCTTCTCGATCTAACACCGAATGGCCAGGGCTTTGATGCCGTTATGGAGGCTGTTGGCATTCCAGCGACGTTTCAACTATGCCAGGAAATTGTCGGGCCGGGAGGCGTCATCGCCAACATCGGCGTGCACGGGACAAAGGTTGATCTGCACTTGGAGAAGCTCTGGTCTCAGAATATCA GTATAACGACAAGGCTAGTCGATGCCACGACTATTCCAGAGCTTTTGACTCTATTCGAAGCCAAAACGCTTAATGTCTCCGACTTCATTACACATC GCTATAAGTTTGCAGACTGCGTGAAAGCGTATGACACTTTCAAGGCGGCTGCTCAGCACCAAGCACTGAAGGTATCATTGGAATTTTAA
- a CDS encoding uncharacterized protein (EggNog:ENOG410PRQR~COG:C~BUSCO:16366at33183) gives MSTKYAFSKGLKELRFLFCHSSAHGDATRTFLKRAYPTMKKHNPYTPILIREAADIEPRIFARYEFGREKQQSLLGLSDKEIEQLVTTLVQPKE, from the exons ATGTCCACTAAGTACGCCTTCAGCAAGGGCCTCAAGGAGCTCAGATTCCTCTTCTGCCACTCTTCCGCTCACGGCGATGCGACAAG AACATTTTTAAAACGGGCGTACCCGACGATGAAGAAGCATAATCCCTATACGCCGATTTTGATCCGGGAGGCGGCAGACATTGAGCCGAGAATATTTGCGAGATACG AGTTTGGAAGGGAAAAGCAGCAATCACTGTTAG GCCTATCGGACAAGGAAATAGAACAATTAGTCACTACATTGGTGCAACCCAAGGAATAA
- a CDS encoding uncharacterized protein (EggNog:ENOG410PQ3P~COG:S~TransMembrane:3 (o61-81i93-110o116-136i)~BUSCO:14260at33183) codes for MSSRFGLRFLQNSRAAFQNAAAPFRRQMLRSRRFQSTEAAAETKQSFLQRSWNSPVGVKTVHFWAPVMKWILVIAGLGDMARPADKLSLTQNAALMFTGAIWTRWCLIIKPKNILLATVNFFVGCLGFTQVTRIFLHRRSVDGSTTAALKDMGHEATDSAKEMAHKAEDVVVKKH; via the exons ATGTCTTCCCGCTTCGGACTCCGCTTTCTCCAGAACTCAAGGGCAGCGTTCCAGAATGCCGCCGCCCCCTTCCGCAGACAGATGCTTCGCAGCCGGCGATTCCAGAGCACAGAGGCTGCCGCAGAGACAAAGCAAAGTTTCTTGCAAAGATCATGGAACAGCCCGGTTGGAGTGAAGACTGTGCATTTCTG GGCTCCAGTAATGAAG TGGATTCTCGTCATTGCAGGACTCGGTGATATGGCTCGACCAGCCGACAAACTCTCCCTGACGCAAAATGCCGCGTTGATGTTCACAGGTGCGATTTGGACGAGATGGTGCCTGATCATTAAACCAAAGAACATCCT GCTTGCTACTGTGAACTTCTTCGTCGGCTGCCTTGGATTCACGCAGGTTACCCGTATCTTTTTGCACAGACGGTCTGTGGATGGGTCTACCACTGCTGCCCTCAAAGACATGGGACACGAAGCCACGGATTCTGCGAAGGAGATGGCCCATAAAGCGGAAGATGTGGTTGTGAAGAAACATTGA
- a CDS encoding uncharacterized protein (EggNog:ENOG410PMP1~COG:Q), whose protein sequence is MANQLPFPSFTRVWHNKIYPTIDPSQNPSIAAIGKKVVISGGGSGIGPHIVKAFAAAGALRIVIFGRRIETLKRTQEEVKREFPGTEVDVLVADIADEPSVCKLAADIKRLHGTWDVFVSNAGYSPELLSVTDSITSEWFKAFDVNVKGNFFLVREVAPFAAATGAVFVHVSSGACHALPRPGHSAYCAAKLASTKIMEHFQRECSPIRFTSIHPGIIPTEMANTLFKVSKALPIDDDKLNFINKMDDWGFLKEKNSKSSGGLRSLGCEQRSGFCQGPDAVVQQGRWRVEDESK, encoded by the exons ATGGCGAACCAACTTCCCTTTCCATCTTTCACTAGGGTATGGCATAACAAAATCTATCCAACCATCGACCCGAGCCAGAATCCGTCCATCGCAGCTATAGGAAAGAAAGTGGTCATATCCGGAGGAGGATCGGGGATCGGTCCTCATATTGTCAAGGCTTTCGCCGCGGCGGGGGCCCTCCGAATTGTGATTTTCGGTCGCAGGATCGAGACTCTCAAGCGAACCCAGGAGGAGGTCAAGAGGGAATTTCCTGGCACTGAGGTCGACGTGCTGGTGGCTGATATCGCCGATGAACCCTCTGTGTGCAAACTAGCAGCCGATATCAAACGGTTACATGGGACTTGGGATGTTTTCGTATCGAATGCGGGGTATTCACCCGAGCTGTTAAGTGTCACGGACTCAATAACCAGTGAATGGTTCAAAGCTTTCGAC GTCAACGTCAAAGGCAATTTCTTTCTGGTACGCGAGGTCGCCCCCTTTGCAGCTGCCACCGGAGCTGTCTTCGTGCACGTCTCCAGCGGTGCTTGTCACGCTCTTCCTAGGCCCGGCCACTCCGCATATTGTGCCGCCAAATTGGCCAGTACGAAGATAATGGAGCATTTTCAAAGAGAATGTTCCCCTATACGTTTTACCAGCATTCATCCAGGTATCATTCCGACAGAGATGGCCAACACGCTTTTCAAAGTCTCCAAAGCACTCCCAATCGACGATGATAAGCTAAATTTTATCAACAAGATGGACGATTGGGGTTTTCTAAAAGAGAAGAACAGCAAGTCTTCCGGCGGCCTTCGCAGTCTGGGTTGCGAGCAGCGAAGCGGATTTTGCCAGGGGCCGGATGCTGTGGTGCAACAGGGACGTTGGAGAGTTGAAGATGAGAGCAAGTGA
- the GUT1_2 gene encoding Glycerol kinase (EggNog:ENOG410PFNN~COG:G~BUSCO:4710at33183), producing the protein MAKDIESFIGSIDQGTTSSRFLIFNKNGEVVASHQLEFTQIYPQPGWHEHDPKEIVTSVERCIDGAVSSFEHQGYNVESIKAVGITNQRETTVVWDKETGEPLYNAIVWTDTRTQSLIRRLKRRLGHGEVHEHCGLPLSTYPSVGKLLWLLENVPKVKDAYEKGVLAFGTIDTWLVYMLNGGPKKNVFVTDPSNASRTMFMNIRTRQYDETLIDFFRLDEGKLHLPKIISSSDPTGYGSLASTVLKGVPITGCLGDQSAALVGQKGFTPGKAKNTYGTGCFLLYNVGEKPVISRHGLLTTVAFDFGGQAMYALEGSIAVAGSSVKFLKDNFEFISSSDEVNKLAETVEDNGGCVFVTAFSGLFAPYWMDDARGTIFGITTYTKRGHIARATLEATCFQTKAILDAMSKDSGHALTELAVDGGMCNSDLTMQTQADLISIPVIRPAMRETTAFGAAIAAGLAVGLWEGIEELQNVNTDGQTVFRPSIQKEEAEERFLRWEKAVRMCQGWSG; encoded by the exons ATGGCGAAAGATATTGAATCATTCATTGGGTCGATCGACCAAGGCACAACAAGCTCCAGGTTTTTgatattcaacaagaacGGAGAGGTGGTTGCATCCCATCAGTTGGAGTTTACCCAGATATATCCACAGCCGGG ATGGCACGAGCATGATCCGAAGGAGATAGTGACATCTGTAGAGAGGTGTATAGACGGTGCTGTATCCAGCTTTGAACACCAAGGATACAATGTTGAATCTATTAAAGCTGTCGGGATTACAAACCAGAGAGAAACCACAGTCGTGTGGGACAAAGAGACAGGGGAGCCGCTTTACAATGCAATTGTTTGGACGGACACACGTACGCAGTCGTTAATTCGCAGGTTAAAGCGACGGTTAGGCCATGGGGAGGTCCACGAGCACTGTGGGCTGCCTCTCTCGACCTATCCTTCGGTAGGAAAGCTACTTTGGCTTCTGGAAAATGTGCCCAAAGTTAAAGATGCCTATGAAAAAGGCGTTCTTGCTTTTGGAACAATTGATACCTGGTTGGTATATATGCTCAATGGCGGACCGAAAAAGAATGTATTCGTGACCGATCCGTCAAATGCGTCGAGAACGATGTTCATGAACATCAGAACTCGCCAGTACGACGAAACTCTGATCGACTTTTTCCGGTTAGACGAAGGCAAATTACATCTCCCAAAAATAATATCCTCGTCTGATCCAACGGGATATGGGTCGCTGGCATCAACTGTTTTAAAAGGTGTTCCTATTACGGGCTGCCTTGGGGATCAATCTGCAGCCCTTGTAGGCCAGAAAGGCTTTACTCCCGGAAAAGCCAAAAACACGTACGGCACGGGCTGTTTTTTGCTCTATAATGTGGGTGAGAAGCCGGTGATATCTCGTCACGGTCTTCTCACCACAGTCGCATTCGACTTTGGTGGTCAAGCGATGTATGCACTGGAAGGCAGTATTGCCGTGGCTGGCTCGAGCGTTAAATTCCTCAAAGACAATTTCGAATTCATCAGTTCATCTGACGAGGTCAACAAGCTGGCGGAGACGGTGGAAGACAACGGTGGATGCGTCTTTGTTACCGCGTTCAGCGGTCTTTTCGCCCCGTATTGGATGGATGACGCCAGGGGAACGATCTTCGGCATCACCACATATACAAAGCGTGGACATATCGCCCGTGCAACCCTGGAGGCGACATGTTTCCAAACAAAGGCCATTCTCGATGCCATGTCCAAGGACAGTGGCCACGCCCTAACAGAGTTGGCTGTGGATGGTGGGATGTGCAATAGCGACTTGACGATGCAG ACACAGGCAGATCTCATCTCTATCCCAGTTATTCGGCCGGCAATGCGTGAAACCACTGCTTTTGGAGCTGCCATTGCCGCAGGTTTAGCGGTGGGACTCTGGGAAGGCATCGAGGAACTGCAGAATGTAAACACGGATGGGCAAACCGTATTTAGACCAAGCATTCAAAAAGAAGAGGCTGAGGAACGTTTTTTGAGATGGGAGAAGGCCGTCCGAATGTGTCAGGGGTGGTCAGGCTGA
- a CDS encoding uncharacterized protein (EggNog:ENOG410PFD1~COG:C~BUSCO:6111at33183), with protein sequence MALAARASRQALRAAKASSSRTVAGSSRSYASAAESELKSVFRSVLPAKRALLKELKEHNDAKIGDVTVANAIGGMRGLKAMIWEGSVLDPEEGIRFHGHTIKDCQQMLPKGTSGTEMLPEAMFWLLLTGQVPTTPQIRAFSRELAEKSHLPKHILDMIKSFPKDMHPMTQLSVAVAALNTESTFAKKYAEGLNKADYWEPTFDDSISLLAKIPRVAALVFRPNEVDTVGTQQLDSTQDWAYNFAVLLGKGGKEHESFHDVLRLYLALHGDHEGGNVSAHATHLVGSALSDPFLSYSAGLLGLAGPLHGLAAQEVLRWILNMRAKIGDNFTEKDVKDYLWSTLKSGQVVPGYGHGVLRKPDPRFEALMDFASTRPEIMNNPVFKLVKKNSEIAPGVLTEHGKTKNPHPNVDAASGVLFHHYGFQEPLYYTVTFGVSRALGPLAQLIWSRALGLPIERPKSINMQGLLNSVKKN encoded by the exons ATGGCTTTGGCTGCGAGAGCTTCCAGACAGGCCCTTCGGGCCGCGAAG GCCTCATCCTCCCGCACAGTGGCAGGCTCCTCCAGATCTTACGCTTCTGCGGCCGAATCCGAGCTTAAGAGCGTCTTCCGGAGCGTCCTTCCGGCTAAGAGAGCTCTGCTCAAGGAGTTGAAGGAGCACAATGATGCAAAGATTGGCGATGTCACGGTTGCCAATGCCATTGGAGGAATGAGAGGCTTGAAGGCCATGATCTGGGAAGGCTCCGTCCTTGACCCCGAGGAGGGTATTCGATTCCACGGCCACACCATCAAGGACTGCCAGCAGATGCTTCCCAAGGGTACCTCCGGCACCGAGATGCTTCCCGAAGCCATGTTCTGGCTTCTACTCACCGGCCAGGTCCCAACTACTCCCCAGATCCGGGCTTTCTCTCGTGAGCTTGCTGAAAAATCTCACCTCCCAAAGCACATCCTGGATATGATCAAGTCCTTCCCCAAGGATATGCACCCAATGACCCAGCTTTCCGTTGCTGTTGCCGCTCTCAACACCGAGTCCACCTTCGCCAAGAAGTATGCTGAGGGCTTGAACAAGGCCGACTACTGGGAGCCCACCTTCGACGACAGCATCTCCCTCCTAGCCAAGATTCCCCGTGTGGCCGCTTTGGTATTCCGACCCAACGAGGTCGACACTGTCGGCACCCAGCAGCTCGACAGCACCCAGGATTGGGCCTACAACTTTGCTGTCCTCCTCGGGAAGGGTGGCAAGGAGCACGAGAGCTTCCACGACGTTCTCCGTCTCTACCTCGCTCTCCACGGTGATCACGAGGGCGGCAACGTCTCTGCCCACGCTACCCACCTTGTCGGAAGTGCTCTCAGTGACCCGTTCCTCAGTTACTCCGCAGGCCTTCTCGGTCTCGCCGGTCCTCTCCACGGCTTGGCTGCTCAGGAAGTTCTCCGATGGATCCTGAACATGCGCGCCAAGATTGGCGACAACTTCACCGAGAAGGACGTCAAGGACTACCTCTGGAGCACTTTGAAATCCGGCCAAGTCGTCCCTGGCTATGGCCACGGTGTTCTCAGAAAGCCCGATCCTCGCTTCGAGGCCCTGATGGACTTTGCTAGCACCAGACCAGAGATCATGAACAACCCGGTCTTCAAACTCGTCAAGAAGAACTCCGAGATCGCCCCTGGTGTCCTCACAGAGCACGGCAAG ACTAAGAACCCCCACCCCAACGTTGACGCTGCCTCCGGCGTTCTCTTCCACCACTACGGCTTCCAGGAACCTCTCTACTACACCGTCACATTCGGTGTCAGCCGCGCCCTCGGCCCACTTGCCCAGTTGATCTGGAGCCGTGCCCTTGGCCTCCCTATCGAGCGCCCTAAGAGTATCAACATGCAGGGATTGCTCAACTCTGTTAAGAAGAACTAA
- a CDS encoding uncharacterized protein (EggNog:ENOG410JF2U): MLLSIPFLCSKFTPLHIYPSQIQMDSTLHATFKPWATPQPKPPPLHKLLNSPNSSCSTHHDLPCSTLPLPKHALPARLPAKVCVLSSTGTWLASPSVPKFLPQL, from the coding sequence ATGCTTCTCTCAATCCCATTTCTGTGCTCCAAATTCACCCCTTTGCACATATACCCTTCTCAGATCCAGATGGATTCTACACTTCATGCAACCTTCAAGCCATGGGCAACCCCTCAGCCCAAACCACCTCCCTTGCACAAACTCCTCAACTCTCCAAACTCCAGCTGCTCCACCCATCATGATCTTCCCTGTAGCACTCTGCCACTTCCCAAGCATGCCCTCCCCGCGAGGCTGCCAGCCAAAGTCTGCGTGCTGTCAAGCACCGGCACTTGGCTAGCTTCGCCATCTGTGCCTAAATTCCTACCTCAACTGTGA